A portion of the Nitrospira sp. genome contains these proteins:
- the flgA gene encoding flagellar basal body P-ring formation protein FlgA produces the protein MVKVGIVLMSLWVGCLSWTSVASAGTRVDTRTVTPVNAGHEMRSVEKERERPTMQELKAELLQGAIHQYLEHAWSHKVRTITVAVLDPAEPISVPPGIIEFQVLSTGSDDGLGRRVFPVAVTVGGKAWKTIQVLADVSAMIDAIVPARLLKTEELIDDADLKTARIRIHQWNHPFLTDRDEVIGKSAARPLPPDTPLRPTFVKLPLVVKKGDRVMIEARRGGLSIQTYGITKSSGQVGQTIMVANLDSGRELRAKVVAPSLVQVEF, from the coding sequence ATGGTGAAGGTCGGGATCGTTCTCATGTCGCTCTGGGTGGGGTGTTTGAGCTGGACTTCTGTGGCCTCAGCCGGGACACGAGTCGACACACGCACCGTCACACCGGTGAATGCGGGACATGAGATGCGATCTGTGGAGAAGGAGCGTGAAAGACCCACGATGCAGGAGCTCAAGGCCGAACTGCTGCAGGGGGCGATTCATCAATATTTGGAGCATGCCTGGTCTCATAAAGTGAGGACGATCACGGTGGCGGTGCTCGATCCTGCTGAACCGATTTCTGTACCGCCGGGAATTATCGAGTTTCAAGTATTGTCGACTGGTTCCGACGATGGCCTAGGGAGGCGGGTCTTCCCAGTGGCGGTTACAGTGGGCGGAAAAGCGTGGAAGACCATTCAGGTGTTGGCGGATGTATCGGCGATGATCGACGCCATCGTGCCCGCACGACTGTTGAAGACGGAGGAGCTGATCGACGACGCAGATCTCAAGACCGCGCGTATTCGAATCCACCAGTGGAATCATCCGTTTCTGACGGATCGTGATGAGGTAATCGGCAAGAGCGCTGCACGACCATTACCCCCTGATACCCCATTGCGACCAACGTTTGTGAAGCTTCCCCTTGTGGTGAAGAAGGGGGATCGGGTCATGATCGAGGCGCGTCGAGGAGGTCTGTCGATTCAGACCTATGGCATCACAAAATCAAGCGGCCAAGTCGGACAGACCATTATGGTTGCCAATCTTGATTCGGGCCGAGAGTTGAGAGCGAAAGTCGTGGCACCTAGTCTGGTACAGGTGGAGTTCTAG
- the flgG gene encoding flagellar basal-body rod protein FlgG yields MIRAMWTAATGMTAQQINVDTIAHNLANVNTNSFKRSRAEFADLVYQIQRLPGTNASNVGVFPVGIQVGTGVRPTTVAKEWLQGNMRQTNNETDLAIDGNGFFQVSRPDGTIMYTRNGSFKRDNVGNLVTGDGDLLNPVITIPSGALKVDIGQDGTVSVLLPGVTQASQVGQIQLTRFDNPSGLVAMGNNLFIDSFASGPPTQGTGGFTTGFGTIQQGFLESSNVNLAEEMVNMIIAQRSYEINSKTIQASDEMMSIANNLRR; encoded by the coding sequence ATGATTCGTGCTATGTGGACAGCCGCGACGGGGATGACGGCGCAACAGATCAATGTCGATACCATTGCGCACAACCTTGCCAACGTGAACACGAATTCCTTTAAGCGAAGCCGGGCGGAGTTTGCTGACCTGGTCTATCAAATCCAACGACTCCCGGGCACGAACGCATCGAATGTCGGCGTCTTCCCCGTTGGGATTCAGGTTGGGACCGGGGTTCGTCCGACCACCGTGGCAAAAGAATGGCTGCAAGGGAATATGCGTCAAACGAATAACGAGACGGATCTGGCGATCGATGGTAACGGATTTTTCCAAGTGTCCCGTCCTGACGGCACCATCATGTACACCAGGAATGGCTCATTCAAGCGAGACAACGTCGGGAACCTCGTCACCGGTGACGGCGATCTTCTGAATCCAGTCATTACGATTCCATCCGGTGCGCTCAAGGTGGATATCGGTCAGGATGGTACCGTGTCGGTGTTGCTTCCGGGTGTGACTCAAGCCTCACAAGTTGGTCAGATTCAGCTGACCCGGTTCGACAATCCTTCGGGTTTGGTGGCGATGGGGAACAACCTGTTCATCGATAGTTTTGCATCGGGTCCTCCCACACAAGGAACCGGCGGTTTCACGACCGGGTTCGGCACGATTCAACAGGGATTCTTGGAGAGCTCGAATGTCAACCTTGCTGAGGAGATGGTCAATATGATCATCGCCCAGCGAAGCTATGAGATCAATTCGAAGACGATTCAAGCCTCAGACGAGATGATGTCCATCGCCAATAATCTTCGTCGATAG
- the flgF gene encoding flagellar basal-body rod protein FlgF, translating into MNRGIYPILSGALAHERRMQVFANNMANVNTAGFKQDEQAFQAIFPRYQAVIPTISQSAGLAQQIVARPFGATERAFVAPHTMKTTFEAGRIRLTGNPLDLAIQGRGFLEVETPQGVRYTRNGMLSLDNQRRLVNGLGYPVMGSKGEIKIPAGKLEITPQGDIRVDEKPVATIKIMDFPDEAMPVKSAEGLFTSDKGKPVKNPQILAGHIEESNVNSIGEMVKMIEGMRSYESAQKLIQTLDRMAEVAIQDIGRVA; encoded by the coding sequence ATGAATCGTGGCATTTATCCAATTCTATCGGGCGCGTTGGCGCATGAGCGGCGGATGCAAGTCTTTGCCAACAATATGGCGAATGTGAATACGGCCGGCTTCAAGCAGGACGAGCAGGCCTTCCAAGCAATCTTTCCCAGATACCAAGCCGTGATTCCAACGATTAGCCAGAGTGCAGGATTAGCACAGCAGATCGTGGCCAGACCATTTGGAGCGACGGAACGTGCGTTCGTTGCGCCGCACACGATGAAAACGACGTTCGAAGCGGGTCGCATCCGGCTGACCGGCAATCCGCTGGATCTCGCGATTCAGGGGAGAGGGTTCTTGGAAGTCGAGACGCCTCAAGGGGTTCGTTACACCAGGAACGGCATGCTGTCACTGGACAATCAACGCAGGTTGGTGAATGGGCTGGGCTATCCTGTGATGGGATCAAAAGGGGAAATCAAGATTCCTGCCGGGAAGTTGGAAATCACTCCTCAAGGCGATATCAGAGTGGACGAGAAACCAGTGGCGACAATTAAGATCATGGATTTTCCCGATGAGGCGATGCCGGTCAAGTCTGCCGAAGGGCTGTTCACGTCTGATAAAGGCAAGCCAGTCAAGAATCCGCAGATTCTGGCCGGACATATCGAGGAATCGAACGTCAATTCCATCGGTGAAATGGTGAAGATGATTGAGGGGATGCGGAGTTATGAGTCTGCACAAAAACTCATTCAAACACTCGATCGCATGGCTGAAGTGGCCATTCAAGACATTGGGCGAGTCGCATAG